In Kordia antarctica, the following proteins share a genomic window:
- a CDS encoding T9SS type A sorting domain-containing protein, whose amino-acid sequence MKKIYTLTFLITSFVCQAQIVNIPDANFKNALVNDIVVDIDNNGVYDSDADLNNDGEIQVSEAESVISLNISFKNITSLEGIASFSNLIKLYCTDNPFIEFDVSSLINLETLRCWDIDQVVSIDLSSNINLTSLECDVNDSLEFLNIQNGNNQNLVRLWTDSSPNLVCIQVDDEVYANNQTCNNNEWCKDISTTYNENCTLGINEFNYNAINVFPNPTKNELTINSNLSVESFKIYSTNGKLVMSKKLQNNKIDLFNLNSGIYFIKFQSQNKTIIKKIIKE is encoded by the coding sequence ATGAAGAAAATCTACACACTTACTTTTTTAATAACTTCTTTTGTATGTCAGGCTCAAATAGTAAATATTCCAGACGCAAATTTTAAAAATGCTTTAGTAAATGACATTGTTGTAGATATAGATAATAATGGAGTTTATGATTCCGATGCAGATTTAAACAATGATGGAGAGATTCAAGTTAGTGAAGCCGAATCAGTTATCAGCTTAAATATTAGTTTTAAAAACATTACCTCTCTTGAAGGAATTGCAAGTTTTTCTAATCTTATCAAATTATATTGTACTGATAATCCATTTATTGAGTTTGATGTTTCATCACTTATAAATTTAGAAACTTTAAGATGTTGGGATATCGATCAAGTCGTAAGTATTGATTTATCATCAAATATAAACTTGACATCATTAGAATGTGATGTCAATGATTCATTAGAGTTTTTAAATATCCAAAATGGTAACAATCAAAACCTTGTACGACTTTGGACAGATAGTTCACCTAATTTAGTTTGCATTCAAGTTGATGATGAAGTCTATGCCAACAATCAAACTTGTAATAATAATGAATGGTGCAAAGACATTTCTACAACTTATAATGAAAATTGTACTTTAGGAATAAATGAATTTAATTACAATGCAATAAATGTCTTCCCAAATCCTACTAAAAATGAATTAACGATTAACTCAAACTTGTCTGTAGAAAGTTTTAAGATTTATTCTACGAATGGAAAATTAGTCATGAGTAAAAAACTACAAAACAATAAAATTGATTTATTTAACCTCAATTCAGGAATTTATTTTATCAAATTTCAATCACAAAATAAAACGATAATTAAAAAAATAATCAAGGAATAA
- the recR gene encoding recombination mediator RecR: protein MEFSSKLLENAVNEISQLPGIGKRTALRLVLHLLRQPESQTLHLTSALQDLRTEIKHCKSCHNISDVEICDICINANRQQEIICVVEDIRDVMAIESTAQYKGLYHVLGGKISPLDGIGPHNLTIGSLVEKVKEGKVKEIIFALSSTMEGDTTNFYIYKQIENYEVKTSTIARGISVGDELEYADEVTLGRSILNRVPFENSLKSS, encoded by the coding sequence ATGGAATTCTCCTCAAAACTATTAGAAAACGCAGTCAATGAAATTTCGCAACTTCCAGGAATCGGAAAGCGAACTGCATTACGGTTGGTCTTGCATTTATTACGTCAGCCAGAAAGTCAAACGTTGCATTTAACAAGCGCGTTGCAAGATTTGCGTACGGAAATAAAGCATTGCAAAAGCTGTCACAACATTTCGGATGTGGAAATTTGTGACATTTGCATCAATGCGAATCGCCAACAAGAAATCATTTGTGTTGTAGAAGACATTCGAGATGTCATGGCAATCGAAAGTACGGCGCAATACAAAGGTTTATATCATGTTTTGGGTGGGAAAATTTCTCCGTTAGACGGAATTGGTCCGCACAATCTCACCATTGGTAGTTTGGTTGAAAAAGTAAAAGAAGGAAAAGTAAAAGAAATCATATTTGCGCTAAGTTCAACAATGGAAGGCGATACAACGAATTTCTACATCTACAAACAAATAGAAAATTACGAAGTAAAAACCTCTACCATTGCTCGTGGAATTTCGGTTGGTGACGAATTAGAATACGCCGATGAGGTTACACTTGGAAGAAGTATTTTGAACAGAGTTCCGTTTGAAAATTCACTAAAGAGTTCATAA